A window of the Nitrosococcus wardiae genome harbors these coding sequences:
- the pdhA gene encoding pyruvate dehydrogenase (acetyl-transferring) E1 component subunit alpha, which yields MSKIDRKRLLREMIFFRRFEDRTFEAYMERKIGGFLHLYSGQEAVATGVLEVIQADRGIGFDYVITGYRDHIHAIKTGAPAREVMAELYGKETGSSKGRGGSMHIFDPSVRFMGGYALVGQPFPLAAGLALACKYQKEGRIAVCFLGDGANNQGTFHETMNMASLWKLPVLFVCENNLYAIGTAIQRSTPMVDQYKRLAAYSIPASQHYGQDIEVVMEAAQSAVDHVRSGAGPYFLELLTYRYRGHSMSDAGAYRSKEEVAKWVQQDPIQILAKRLIEAGELTEEEFKAMEQAVQDEIDNDIVRFAEESPEPKVEELTKYVLEDKPNPRWIGPLEAQGGGHG from the coding sequence ATGAGTAAGATTGATCGTAAACGGTTGCTACGGGAGATGATTTTCTTCCGGCGCTTCGAGGACCGCACATTTGAGGCCTACATGGAGCGTAAAATTGGTGGTTTTCTGCATCTCTATTCGGGACAGGAAGCAGTGGCGACGGGAGTGCTTGAGGTCATCCAGGCAGATCGCGGGATAGGCTTTGATTATGTTATCACGGGCTACCGGGATCATATCCACGCCATCAAAACGGGGGCTCCCGCACGGGAGGTTATGGCCGAGCTATATGGCAAAGAAACCGGGAGTTCCAAAGGCCGTGGCGGGTCAATGCATATCTTTGATCCTAGTGTGCGTTTCATGGGGGGGTATGCCTTAGTGGGGCAGCCATTCCCCCTTGCCGCAGGGTTGGCTTTAGCTTGTAAGTACCAGAAGGAAGGGCGAATTGCCGTCTGTTTTCTTGGAGATGGTGCCAACAACCAAGGCACTTTCCATGAAACCATGAACATGGCTTCCCTATGGAAATTGCCGGTATTGTTTGTGTGCGAAAATAACCTCTACGCCATTGGTACCGCTATCCAGCGCTCAACGCCAATGGTTGATCAATACAAGCGCCTTGCTGCTTATAGCATCCCGGCGAGTCAACATTATGGCCAGGATATCGAAGTAGTTATGGAAGCCGCCCAATCCGCTGTAGACCATGTGCGTAGCGGTGCCGGGCCTTATTTCCTAGAATTGCTGACCTACCGTTATCGGGGGCACTCGATGTCGGATGCTGGGGCCTACCGCAGCAAGGAAGAAGTGGCGAAGTGGGTGCAGCAGGACCCCATTCAGATCCTAGCTAAGCGGTTAATTGAGGCGGGCGAGTTAACAGAAGAAGAATTTAAGGCGATGGAGCAGGCAGTTCAGGATGAAATCGATAACGACATTGTCAGATTTGCGGAAGAGAGCCCAGAACCGAAAGTAGAAGAGCTGACGAAGTACGTTCTGGAAGACAAGCCCAATCCCCGGTGGATCGGGCCGCTAGAAGCACAAGGAGGGGGGCATGGCTGA
- a CDS encoding DUF1631 domain-containing protein: MATNVHYLPQGANKQAQFPTQQIADRLFSQSLEQFKILIDETFGAIDDTFFKRAEKAANNSEQTTYLDDMRLVRMERTVIERAFLNDISGRFNKLLEQPYYAAPTKPSEPPPTAHDGLSLVEDSQLEETLALSSMVARARTRFSLPLSQLETRLAFLIGLTKIDYQSNPVDPEIIANAFDKAARDLELSVENKLIIYKLFDKHLMSYVGELYEKLNHLLIDANVLAEFGQTPWLHHRNQRAEPVDNAQPVNPSQDPVVTSSMSSATGSADLFQLMQQLLNASAPFEGMQHATSPALEESPHESEPVWSAEKLVNVLSTIQSSAQKKAGVTLEKFSYLEKDILKQKLIGIFQQSSPEGKLANISRSEDNVIDIIGMLFDFILDDQGIPDTIKALIGRLQIPMLKVGILDKTFFSKKQHPARMLLNDLARAGTGWNEDDPLTQQELYTQMQHIVNRILNEFDDDISIFIELQKEFSTFLSTEQTQVKIIEERTRQAEEGKYRVAEARAQIQKVIETRAQINTLPEAMTTLLHQVWSKIPLLIYLREGPTSHDWQQTIATLDKLTWTLVPKHTEEERKKLLTTIPGLLQELRQGFKQVQCNPMDTLRFFKTLETCHINCIRASSKHSSQNTRNQAAAVEKFEQPCSGTSHSKPTPFFENQSKPHSNQMSQETDHVSSSSPTGTPSSAEKDQYLQELESAPLGSWFLFTNAEGQKHRAKLSIRIAGGGNYVFVNRAGIKVLERSPSALVEGIRQGHVKILADELILDRALESVLKSLRQMHDNL, from the coding sequence ATGGCGACAAACGTCCATTACTTGCCCCAAGGGGCCAATAAGCAGGCGCAATTCCCAACCCAGCAAATTGCTGATCGGCTTTTCTCCCAAAGTCTTGAGCAGTTTAAGATTCTTATCGACGAGACCTTCGGAGCAATTGATGATACCTTTTTCAAACGTGCCGAAAAGGCGGCAAATAATAGCGAACAAACGACCTATCTAGACGACATGCGTCTGGTGCGTATGGAACGCACGGTTATCGAACGTGCCTTTCTCAATGATATCAGTGGCCGCTTTAATAAACTGCTCGAGCAACCTTATTATGCTGCACCAACAAAACCTAGTGAGCCTCCCCCCACTGCCCATGATGGACTCTCGCTGGTAGAGGATAGCCAGCTAGAAGAAACCTTGGCCCTTAGTAGCATGGTCGCCAGGGCAAGAACCCGTTTCTCGCTTCCCCTGTCTCAGCTAGAAACTCGTCTCGCTTTTCTGATTGGCCTTACTAAAATTGACTATCAGTCTAATCCCGTTGACCCTGAAATCATCGCCAATGCCTTTGATAAAGCTGCTCGAGACCTGGAATTGTCCGTTGAAAACAAACTTATTATTTATAAGCTCTTTGATAAGCATCTAATGAGTTATGTTGGCGAACTCTATGAAAAACTGAATCACCTACTCATTGATGCCAATGTACTGGCGGAATTTGGCCAAACCCCTTGGCTCCACCACCGAAACCAAAGAGCAGAGCCCGTAGACAATGCCCAGCCGGTTAATCCTAGCCAAGATCCCGTAGTCACCTCATCAATGAGCTCAGCTACGGGTTCCGCTGATTTATTTCAATTAATGCAACAGCTATTGAATGCTTCCGCTCCCTTCGAGGGCATGCAACACGCCACCTCCCCTGCACTTGAGGAATCCCCCCATGAATCCGAGCCGGTTTGGAGTGCGGAAAAACTGGTGAATGTTTTATCCACCATCCAAAGTAGTGCCCAAAAAAAAGCAGGCGTAACCTTAGAGAAATTTTCCTATCTTGAAAAAGATATTCTTAAACAAAAACTTATAGGGATATTTCAGCAATCTTCCCCCGAAGGAAAGCTAGCAAACATTAGCCGTAGCGAAGACAATGTCATCGATATCATCGGCATGCTGTTCGATTTTATCCTCGATGACCAAGGAATACCCGATACCATTAAAGCGCTGATTGGCCGACTTCAGATTCCAATGCTCAAGGTCGGCATCCTGGACAAAACTTTCTTTAGCAAAAAGCAACATCCGGCACGGATGCTATTAAATGACTTGGCAAGGGCAGGAACCGGCTGGAATGAAGATGACCCCTTAACCCAGCAAGAACTCTATACCCAAATGCAACATATTGTTAACCGCATTCTCAATGAATTCGACGACGATATTTCAATTTTTATAGAACTTCAAAAAGAGTTCAGCACATTCCTTAGCACGGAACAAACTCAGGTAAAAATTATTGAAGAACGAACCCGACAAGCCGAGGAAGGAAAGTATCGAGTTGCCGAAGCTCGTGCCCAAATACAAAAAGTGATAGAGACTCGTGCCCAAATCAATACGCTACCTGAAGCGATGACGACTTTACTCCATCAAGTTTGGTCTAAAATTCCGCTACTCATTTATCTCAGGGAAGGACCGACCAGCCACGATTGGCAGCAAACTATCGCCACCCTTGATAAATTGACTTGGACATTAGTTCCTAAACACACCGAGGAAGAAAGAAAAAAACTTCTAACAACTATACCGGGTTTATTACAGGAGCTGCGCCAGGGCTTTAAGCAAGTCCAGTGCAATCCGATGGATACCCTACGATTTTTCAAAACCCTAGAAACCTGCCACATTAACTGTATCCGTGCTTCATCTAAGCATAGTTCCCAGAATACCAGGAACCAGGCAGCCGCAGTAGAAAAATTCGAGCAGCCCTGCTCAGGTACAAGCCACTCAAAGCCAACCCCATTTTTTGAAAATCAGTCTAAACCTCATTCTAACCAAATGAGTCAAGAGACTGATCATGTTTCTTCTTCTTCACCCACCGGAACACCCTCCTCCGCTGAAAAAGATCAATATTTACAAGAACTGGAGTCCGCACCTCTTGGAAGTTGGTTCTTATTTACAAATGCCGAAGGGCAGAAACACCGTGCTAAGCTCTCCATCCGAATTGCTGGAGGTGGCAATTACGTTTTTGTGAACCGTGCAGGCATCAAAGTATTGGAGCGATCACCTTCGGCTCTTGTGGAAGGGATACGCCAAGGTCATGTCAAAATCCTGGCTGATGAGCTCATCTTAGACCGTGCTTTGGAGTCTGTTTTAAAAAGCCTACGTCAAATGCACGATAATTTATAG
- a CDS encoding glycogen/starch/alpha-glucan phosphorylase, with product MPTRYVCNIIPPSKLTELPPLGMDRDSLANDYKGYFGRFLGRDESCVSKHYLYFALALTIRDRLMERWKSTNRAYDESNCSRTYYLSMEYLLGRCLGNAMLNLGLDDQMHEALEKYGLDLEELAELEHDAGLGNGGLGRLAACFLDSCATLQLPVRGYGLRYEYGMFRQEFNNGYQVEEPDHWLRDGNPWELERPEYTQRIKFGGRTEHVDDGHGGWRVRWVNSHDVLAVPYDIPIPGYRNGTVNTLRLWKAEATDVFDLGEFNAGRYPESVAAKNAAENITMVLYPNDAMELGKETRLRQQYFLTSASLQDILRDWVRRYGEDFSQFAEKNRFQLNDTHPTSVVPELMRLLMDEHGLGWDKAWEITSHTVAYTNHTLLPEALEKWPVSLFGSLLPRLLEIIYEINARFLIEVARCWPGDTDRQARMSIIEEGESQQVRMAHLAIVASFSVNGVAALHTRLLKHGLFHDFYQIWPHKFNNKTNGVTPRRWLAKCNPDLARLITETIGDGWTTDLSQLRRLSLHAENPEFRARWRSIKYANKRRLLALQAQYGIQVDTHFLFDVQVKRIHEYKRQLLNVLHIIHLYDRIKRGDMEGWVPRCVLISGKAAPGYWMAKLIIKLINNVADVVNHDPKADEALKVFFLPNYGVSAMEIICPGADLSEQISTAGKEASGTGNMKFMMNGAITIGTLDGANIEILEEVGNENFFLFGLKAEEVEAARHHYDPNAIIASDEELQRVIHLLECGHFNQFEPRIFDPILHALRSPLDPWMTIADFRSYIDAQRRVAEAYRDEERWTRMAILNTAASGRFSTDRTIKEYNADIWRLEQIPAYSVGSTQSGP from the coding sequence ATGCCAACTCGGTACGTATGCAATATCATACCCCCATCCAAGCTCACAGAATTACCTCCACTGGGTATGGATAGGGATAGTCTGGCCAATGACTACAAGGGCTATTTTGGCCGTTTTCTGGGACGTGATGAAAGTTGCGTATCGAAACATTACCTATATTTTGCTCTGGCGCTCACAATCCGCGACCGATTGATGGAGCGTTGGAAAAGTACTAATCGTGCCTATGACGAGAGTAATTGTTCTCGGACTTACTATCTTTCCATGGAGTACCTGTTAGGGCGTTGCTTAGGTAATGCCATGCTTAATTTAGGTCTTGATGATCAGATGCATGAGGCCTTGGAAAAGTATGGCCTAGACTTAGAAGAATTGGCGGAGTTAGAGCACGATGCTGGCCTGGGTAATGGAGGCTTGGGACGTCTGGCTGCTTGCTTCTTGGATAGCTGCGCTACTTTACAGCTTCCCGTCAGAGGCTATGGTTTGCGCTATGAGTACGGGATGTTCCGTCAGGAATTCAACAATGGCTATCAGGTAGAAGAGCCCGACCATTGGCTCCGGGACGGCAATCCCTGGGAATTAGAAAGGCCGGAATACACCCAGAGGATCAAATTCGGTGGGCGCACTGAACATGTGGATGACGGTCATGGAGGTTGGCGTGTGCGGTGGGTTAACAGCCATGATGTTTTAGCCGTGCCCTATGATATTCCTATTCCAGGTTACCGCAATGGTACAGTCAATACTTTGCGGTTGTGGAAAGCTGAAGCTACGGATGTTTTTGATCTAGGTGAATTCAACGCGGGAAGATATCCAGAATCTGTCGCGGCAAAGAATGCTGCCGAAAATATCACCATGGTGCTCTATCCTAATGATGCCATGGAACTGGGTAAGGAAACACGTCTGCGCCAGCAGTATTTCCTGACTTCAGCAAGTCTGCAAGATATTCTTCGCGATTGGGTGCGGCGTTATGGTGAGGATTTTAGCCAATTTGCCGAGAAAAATCGTTTTCAACTTAACGATACCCACCCCACAAGCGTGGTGCCGGAGTTGATGCGCTTGCTGATGGATGAGCACGGATTAGGCTGGGACAAGGCTTGGGAAATTACTAGCCACACGGTGGCTTATACTAATCATACCCTATTGCCGGAAGCTCTGGAGAAATGGCCGGTGAGCCTGTTTGGTTCTCTGCTACCGCGCCTTTTAGAAATTATTTATGAAATTAATGCACGTTTTTTAATTGAAGTTGCCCGCTGTTGGCCAGGAGATACTGACCGGCAGGCGCGTATGTCTATTATAGAGGAGGGAGAGAGTCAACAGGTGCGGATGGCTCACCTTGCCATCGTTGCTAGTTTTTCCGTTAATGGGGTGGCTGCTTTGCATACCCGTTTGCTGAAGCATGGGTTATTTCATGATTTTTATCAAATTTGGCCACACAAATTTAATAATAAAACTAACGGAGTGACCCCACGCCGTTGGCTGGCCAAATGCAATCCGGATTTAGCCCGTCTAATTACTGAGACCATTGGGGATGGATGGACCACCGATTTAAGCCAGCTGCGCCGTCTTTCTCTCCATGCGGAAAATCCAGAGTTTCGGGCTCGGTGGCGCAGTATCAAATATGCAAACAAGAGACGGTTGCTAGCGCTTCAGGCCCAATATGGTATCCAGGTCGATACTCATTTTTTATTCGATGTGCAAGTGAAGCGTATCCACGAATATAAGCGGCAGCTGCTGAATGTTTTGCATATCATCCACCTCTATGACCGGATCAAGCGGGGCGATATGGAAGGCTGGGTTCCTCGTTGTGTTTTGATCAGTGGAAAGGCAGCGCCGGGTTATTGGATGGCAAAATTAATTATTAAATTAATTAATAATGTTGCCGATGTGGTTAATCACGATCCGAAGGCAGATGAGGCCCTTAAAGTTTTCTTTCTCCCCAACTATGGGGTTTCAGCCATGGAAATTATTTGTCCTGGTGCTGATCTCTCAGAACAAATCTCTACTGCTGGCAAGGAAGCTTCCGGGACCGGCAATATGAAATTCATGATGAATGGTGCTATTACTATTGGAACGTTAGATGGTGCCAATATTGAGATTCTTGAGGAGGTGGGGAACGAGAATTTCTTTTTATTCGGACTAAAGGCTGAAGAGGTCGAAGCAGCGCGCCATCATTATGATCCTAACGCTATTATTGCAAGTGATGAGGAGCTGCAACGGGTAATACACCTGCTCGAGTGTGGCCATTTCAACCAGTTCGAGCCAAGAATCTTCGACCCTATCCTACACGCCTTGCGTAGTCCCCTTGATCCATGGATGACAATTGCTGATTTTCGGAGTTATATCGATGCGCAGCGTCGGGTTGCAGAAGCCTATCGTGATGAAGAACGCTGGACCCGTATGGCTATCCTCAATACTGCAGCAAGTGGTAGATTTTCTACCGATCGGACTATCAAGGAATATAACGCTGATATTTGGAGACTGGAGCAGATTCCGGCTTATTCAGTGGGTAGTACTCAATCCGGCCCCTAA
- a CDS encoding ferritin-like domain-containing protein — translation MSLVWEKLSLGDAALHCLGVGDPEEKIKATCDVAQLWKAGCLRAGSTNGDLPDTPGRPLRPPLVAPRELPRRKLTSAVGRAALIHAITHIEFNAINLAWDAVCRFNHLPKAFYDDWVQVALEEAYHFCLLQEHLHSLGYAYGDFPAHDGLWEMAQKTTHDPLVRMALVPRVLEARGLDVTPGMMERLRQAGDLRATFILEIILRDEVGHVAVGSHWFRYLCRLRKLDSERTFRHLINGYFKGETRGPLYREARLQAGFSEAELTILEEN, via the coding sequence ATGTCTCTGGTATGGGAAAAGTTATCTCTTGGCGATGCAGCTTTACATTGCCTCGGGGTTGGCGATCCGGAAGAAAAAATTAAAGCTACCTGCGATGTGGCGCAGCTTTGGAAAGCCGGGTGCTTGCGAGCGGGTTCTACAAATGGTGATTTGCCTGATACGCCCGGTCGGCCGCTACGACCTCCTTTAGTTGCCCCCCGGGAATTACCCCGTCGTAAGCTCACCTCAGCAGTGGGGCGGGCGGCGTTGATCCATGCCATTACCCATATTGAATTTAATGCAATTAATTTGGCATGGGATGCAGTTTGCCGCTTTAACCACTTACCTAAGGCATTTTATGACGACTGGGTGCAGGTAGCCTTGGAAGAGGCCTATCATTTTTGTTTACTACAGGAGCATTTGCATTCCTTAGGCTATGCCTATGGGGATTTTCCAGCCCATGACGGGCTTTGGGAGATGGCCCAAAAGACCACCCATGATCCACTCGTGCGTATGGCCCTCGTCCCTAGAGTATTAGAGGCCCGGGGACTTGATGTTACCCCTGGCATGATGGAACGGCTGCGGCAAGCGGGTGATTTGCGGGCAACATTCATCCTTGAAATTATCTTGCGCGATGAGGTGGGACATGTGGCGGTGGGTTCCCATTGGTTCCGCTACCTCTGCAGGCTTCGTAAACTCGACTCTGAGAGAACCTTTCGTCACTTGATTAACGGCTATTTTAAGGGTGAAACTCGCGGGCCTTTATATCGTGAAGCGCGGCTACAAGCGGGGTTTTCTGAAGCAGAGCTCACCATACTAGAAGAAAATTAA
- a CDS encoding FAD-dependent oxidoreductase produces MAEPYVIKMPQLSDTMTEGVLVSWEKEIGEFIERGTVVATVETDKAIMDVEVFREGYLSGPQLPVDGVAAVGEPIAYLVAEAEQVEKTEASSSPQPTPEVEERPKFEPAGTSKPKTKIPAMPGGATPAPHPSHTRATPYARQLAGAHAIDLAGIKGSGPEGVIVAADVVSGEGARGMTRRIFEVPGTGRPMDSMEKAIAHNMEYSLSMPLFRATVYVDPTRLVAAAKEQGSSVTVALAKAAALAVEEHPKINSVYQHEDRILEREQIDVGLAVTTEGMGLVVPVLRDTSNRDLAELSASWADLVERARIKRLKPEEYSNPTFVISNMGMLGVAYFDAIPSPGTSAILAIATTGSQGMPVTITADHRIINGADAARFLNTFKERVEFPETWISGGSASPSTAKEALPLEGDWDYDVVVIGGGPGGEDCARELAEHGIKVALINDSPFPGGECLWRGCIPSKTWRAAADRIRDRVHDSHLGVGGTTPTALNWKALEATRRHVLQSRGEMALKTDKGMKIKFIQGHAHFIDEHHLVVDTSGNSEDPFTRTQSMPDSQGQTISFAGAVIATGAPPFIPPIPGAQEGLQAGGVLTSDTVWGLERVPERLAVIGGGAIGVEMAQIFQDFGTEVLLLEAQERLLAEVEPEVGKLLAEILNADPRLTVQTSAKVQAISGQPGAMQVAFDDSEGNSHHLEVDYILMATGKRPNLESLALDQAGVATGNGVIQVDAQCATSKSHIFAVGDVIGGLMLAHTAGQQGRVAAATILGEAHAYEVEKDCGVIFTRPQAAFVGLSVAQAKERGVDAAEVKMPIRIDAKAMINNETEGLIKIVADKTSHRIIGVHFLADHADTLIGEAVMMVTGKMTLEQVARAIHPHPTQTELFGEMARRLLSRLRRTQRQ; encoded by the coding sequence ATGGCTGAGCCCTATGTCATCAAGATGCCTCAACTCTCGGATACCATGACCGAGGGGGTGCTGGTTTCTTGGGAAAAAGAGATTGGCGAATTTATTGAGCGTGGTACGGTGGTGGCCACAGTGGAAACCGATAAGGCCATCATGGATGTGGAAGTGTTCCGCGAAGGTTACCTTTCCGGACCTCAGTTGCCTGTAGATGGGGTCGCTGCAGTGGGCGAGCCTATTGCTTACCTGGTGGCGGAGGCTGAGCAAGTTGAAAAAACTGAGGCCAGCTCTAGTCCCCAGCCAACGCCTGAGGTGGAGGAAAGACCTAAATTTGAGCCTGCCGGCACCTCAAAGCCTAAGACCAAGATCCCAGCCATGCCAGGAGGGGCAACTCCAGCGCCGCACCCCAGCCATACTCGTGCTACCCCTTACGCCAGGCAGCTCGCTGGCGCTCATGCTATTGACCTTGCGGGGATTAAGGGTAGTGGCCCGGAAGGGGTAATCGTGGCCGCCGATGTGGTCAGTGGAGAGGGAGCGAGAGGCATGACCCGCCGGATTTTCGAAGTTCCGGGCACGGGGCGTCCTATGGACAGCATGGAGAAGGCGATTGCTCATAATATGGAGTATTCCCTTTCTATGCCCCTTTTTCGGGCCACGGTCTATGTGGATCCCACCCGGCTGGTGGCAGCAGCTAAGGAACAGGGCAGCTCCGTGACCGTAGCCCTGGCCAAAGCGGCGGCTTTAGCCGTTGAAGAACACCCTAAGATTAATAGCGTTTATCAGCACGAGGACCGCATTCTGGAGCGGGAGCAGATCGATGTGGGGTTAGCGGTAACCACAGAGGGTATGGGTTTGGTGGTGCCCGTATTGCGGGATACCTCTAATCGTGATCTTGCCGAACTCAGCGCTAGCTGGGCGGATCTGGTGGAGCGGGCACGGATTAAAAGGTTAAAACCGGAAGAGTACTCTAATCCAACCTTTGTGATCTCCAATATGGGAATGTTGGGGGTGGCCTATTTTGACGCCATCCCCTCGCCGGGGACTTCCGCTATTTTAGCTATTGCCACGACCGGCTCTCAGGGGATGCCGGTGACCATCACCGCCGACCATCGGATTATCAATGGCGCTGATGCCGCTCGCTTTTTAAACACCTTTAAGGAGCGGGTGGAATTCCCAGAAACCTGGATCAGCGGGGGTAGCGCTTCCCCATCGACGGCCAAGGAGGCGCTGCCCCTGGAGGGAGACTGGGATTACGATGTGGTGGTGATTGGAGGGGGACCTGGTGGGGAGGACTGTGCCCGAGAATTGGCTGAACACGGTATTAAAGTGGCCCTGATTAATGATTCTCCTTTCCCGGGTGGCGAGTGTTTGTGGCGTGGTTGCATCCCTTCTAAGACCTGGCGCGCAGCCGCTGATCGCATTCGCGATCGGGTTCACGACTCCCACTTGGGGGTAGGCGGCACCACGCCTACTGCGCTGAACTGGAAAGCGCTAGAGGCAACCCGCCGCCATGTGCTCCAGTCCCGGGGCGAGATGGCCTTGAAGACCGATAAGGGGATGAAAATCAAATTCATTCAGGGGCATGCCCATTTTATTGATGAACATCACCTGGTGGTGGATACCAGCGGTAACAGTGAAGATCCTTTTACCCGCACCCAGTCTATGCCAGACTCCCAGGGACAAACGATAAGTTTTGCGGGAGCGGTGATCGCCACCGGCGCGCCGCCTTTTATTCCCCCTATTCCCGGCGCCCAAGAAGGTCTGCAGGCCGGTGGGGTATTAACCTCTGATACGGTCTGGGGTTTAGAGCGTGTCCCTGAGCGTTTGGCAGTCATTGGCGGCGGTGCCATTGGTGTGGAAATGGCCCAAATCTTCCAGGATTTTGGAACTGAAGTCCTATTATTGGAAGCCCAGGAGCGGTTATTGGCTGAGGTCGAGCCGGAGGTTGGTAAACTGTTGGCGGAAATCCTCAATGCCGATCCCCGGCTTACTGTGCAGACTTCCGCCAAGGTCCAGGCCATCAGCGGTCAGCCGGGAGCGATGCAGGTTGCCTTTGATGATTCAGAGGGTAACAGCCACCATCTGGAGGTGGATTATATTCTTATGGCAACCGGAAAACGGCCCAATCTGGAATCCTTGGCTTTGGACCAAGCGGGTGTGGCCACAGGAAACGGCGTGATTCAAGTGGATGCCCAATGCGCTACCTCTAAATCCCATATCTTTGCGGTGGGGGATGTCATTGGGGGGTTGATGCTGGCCCATACCGCAGGGCAGCAAGGGCGGGTGGCGGCAGCTACCATTTTAGGTGAGGCCCATGCCTATGAGGTGGAGAAGGATTGCGGGGTGATTTTTACCCGCCCCCAGGCGGCTTTTGTGGGCCTATCAGTGGCCCAGGCCAAAGAAAGGGGAGTGGATGCGGCGGAAGTGAAAATGCCCATCCGCATTGATGCCAAAGCGATGATCAATAATGAGACTGAAGGTCTCATCAAGATTGTGGCGGACAAGACCAGTCACCGGATTATTGGGGTCCATTTCTTGGCAGATCACGCCGATACCTTGATTGGGGAAGCGGTCATGATGGTGACGGGGAAGATGACCTTGGAGCAGGTCGCCCGCGCTATTCATCCTCATCCAACCCAGACCGAGTTGTTTGGGGAAATGGCCCGGCGATTACTTTCGCGCTTGCGCCGCACCCAACGGCAATAG
- the fabA gene encoding 3-hydroxyacyl-[acyl-carrier-protein] dehydratase FabA: MTRPSAFSYEDLLRCSRGEMFGPGNAQLPMPPMLMFDRITHISNEGGAFGKGEITAEMEIKPDLWFFDCHFPGDPVMPGCLGLDAMWQLLGFYLAWRGGPGHGRALGSGEVKFTGQVTPKNKLVTYHIDLKRVIMRKLVMGIADGMMAVDGREIYLAKDLRVGLFISTEAF; this comes from the coding sequence ATGACACGACCCAGTGCTTTTAGCTATGAAGATCTCTTGCGATGTAGTCGCGGTGAGATGTTCGGCCCAGGGAATGCTCAATTGCCCATGCCCCCTATGCTAATGTTTGATCGCATTACCCACATTAGCAATGAGGGAGGTGCTTTTGGTAAGGGAGAAATTACCGCTGAAATGGAAATCAAACCTGATCTGTGGTTTTTTGATTGCCATTTTCCTGGCGACCCTGTGATGCCAGGCTGTTTAGGTTTGGATGCAATGTGGCAGCTCTTAGGATTCTACCTTGCTTGGCGAGGCGGTCCTGGCCATGGCCGTGCATTAGGCTCGGGGGAAGTCAAATTTACTGGCCAAGTCACCCCTAAGAACAAGTTGGTTACTTATCACATTGATCTCAAACGTGTTATTATGCGTAAATTGGTTATGGGTATCGCCGATGGCATGATGGCGGTAGATGGCCGAGAAATTTACCTGGCTAAGGATCTTCGGGTTGGCCTATTCATTTCAACAGAGGCATTTTGA
- a CDS encoding alpha-ketoacid dehydrogenase subunit beta, which produces MAELAYWEALRRAHDEELANDPMVIAMGEDIGVAGGTYKVTLGLYDKYGEERIVDTPISENSYTGIGIGASMAGMRPIIEIMSINFALLALDTLINAAAKIRYMSGGRAQCPIVMRTPGGTAHQLAAQHSARLARLFMGTPGLRVVTPSTPLDAYGMLKSAVRCNDPVIFIEHESMYNLKGEVPDEEAFRPLEGAEVIREGTDITLIGYNYSVHWCLSAADKLAQEGIHAEVIDLRSLKPIDRETIRRSIEKTHRVLVAEEDEAPVGVGSEIITGIIEDCFFALDAQPVRVHAADVPVPYNYHLEKLAIPDAKDVYQGALKVLGKV; this is translated from the coding sequence ATGGCTGAGCTGGCTTATTGGGAGGCGTTGCGTCGCGCCCACGACGAAGAATTGGCTAATGATCCTATGGTCATTGCCATGGGGGAGGATATTGGGGTGGCAGGGGGTACCTACAAAGTCACCCTAGGCCTTTACGACAAGTATGGGGAGGAACGGATTGTCGATACCCCGATTTCTGAGAATTCCTATACCGGTATCGGGATTGGGGCCTCAATGGCGGGAATGCGACCCATTATTGAGATAATGTCTATTAATTTTGCGTTGTTGGCGCTGGATACTCTTATCAATGCAGCAGCCAAGATCCGCTATATGTCCGGTGGTCGGGCCCAGTGCCCCATTGTGATGCGAACCCCCGGTGGAACAGCCCACCAGCTTGCCGCTCAACATTCAGCACGGTTGGCCAGGCTGTTTATGGGAACGCCGGGTCTACGAGTGGTTACGCCGAGTACCCCTTTGGATGCCTACGGCATGCTTAAATCTGCGGTGCGCTGTAATGATCCGGTGATCTTTATTGAGCACGAGAGTATGTATAACCTCAAAGGGGAAGTGCCTGATGAAGAAGCGTTCCGGCCTTTGGAGGGTGCTGAGGTCATTCGGGAAGGAACAGATATTACTCTAATTGGTTACAACTATAGTGTGCATTGGTGCCTGTCTGCAGCGGATAAACTGGCCCAGGAAGGGATTCATGCCGAGGTTATCGATTTACGTTCCCTGAAACCCATCGATCGGGAAACCATTCGCCGTTCCATAGAAAAAACCCACCGGGTTCTGGTGGCTGAGGAAGATGAGGCCCCAGTGGGAGTGGGCAGTGAAATAATTACCGGGATTATTGAAGACTGTTTCTTTGCTTTGGATGCCCAGCCGGTACGGGTGCATGCAGCGGATGTCCCAGTACCTTATAACTATCACCTGGAGAAGTTGGCGATCCCCGATGCCAAAGATGTCTACCAGGGGGCTCTCAAGGTATTGGGAAAAGTTTAG